From Coffea arabica cultivar ET-39 chromosome 10e, Coffea Arabica ET-39 HiFi, whole genome shotgun sequence, one genomic window encodes:
- the LOC113712959 gene encoding uncharacterized protein, translating into METGVQSNSFTYMGRSFSGLSIHDGSSSAFSDCNSDRSGEFPTASSQSRRLLIACASSENNNNSSSDELIRQLVSDLNSPSPEDQKQAALELRLLAKNKPENRIKIAEAGAIRPLIDIISSSTDSQLHEYGVTAILNLSLCDENKEVMAAAGAIKPLIRALKVGNPAAKENAACALLRLSQVDSNKAAIGRSGAIPPLVNLLENGNFRGKKDASTALYSLCSVKDNKVRAVQAGIMKPLVELMADFQSNMVDKSAFVLSLLVSVAEARAALVDEGGIPVLVEIVEVGTQRQKEIAVAILLQLCEDGLSYRTMVAREGAIPPLVALSQTGTSRAKQKAEMLIGLLRQPRSGNAAAAAAAATARASSDVSVA; encoded by the exons ATGGAAACAGGGGTCCAGTCCAATAGTTTTACCTATATGGGGCGAAGCTTCAGCGGCCTCAGCATCCACGATGGTTCTTCCTCAGCTTTCAGCGACTGCAACAGCGACAGATCCGGCGAATTCCCCACCGCTTCTTCCCAGAGCCGACGTCTACTTATCGCTTGCGCCTCCTCcgaaaacaacaacaacagctCCTCTGACGAACTGATCCGCCAGCTCGTCTCCGATCTTAACTCTCCCTCCCCTGAAGACCAAAAACAAGCCGCCTTGGAGCTCAGACTCCTCGCCAAAAACAAACCCGAGAATCGAATTAAGATTGCCGAGGCTGGCGCCATCAGACCCTTGATTGATATCATTTCTTCCTCCACCGACTCTCAGCTGCATGAGTACGGCGTCACTGCAATTCTTAACCTCTCGCTCTGCGACGAAAATAAGGAGGTTATGGCTGCCGCCGGTGCCATAAAGCCGCTGATTAGAGCTTTGAAAGTGGGAAACCCCGCGGCCAAAGAAAACGCCGCTTGTGCTTTACTAAGACTGTCGCAAGTTGATTCGAATAAAGCCGCTATCGGGAGGTCGGGGGCGATACCGCCGCTAGTGAACCTTCTAGAAAATGGGAATTTTCGGGGGAAAAAGGATGCATCGACGGCGCTTTATTCGTTGTGTTCGGTGAAAGATAACAAGGTGAGGGCTGTTCAAGCTGGGATAATGAAGCCGTTGGTGGAATTGATGGCGGACTTTCAGTCGAACATGGTGGACAAGTCAGCGTTTGTTTTGAGCTTGCTGGTATCGGTGGCGGAGGCCAGGGCGGCGCTAGTGGACGAAGGTGGGATTCCGGTGCTGGTGGAGATTGTGGAAGTTGGGACTCAACGGCAGAAGGAGATTGCGGTGGCTATACTATTGCAGCTGTGTGAAGACGGCTTGAGTTACCGGACTATGGTGGCGCGGGAAGGAGCTATTCCTCCTCTGGTCGCTCTGTCTCAGACCGGAACTAGTCGGGCTAAACAAaag GCGGAGATGCTGATTGGGCTCCTACGGCAACCAAGATCCGGCAACgccgctgctgctgctgctgctgccacTGCCAGGGCGTCTTCTGATGTGTCAGTTGCTTAG
- the LOC113713014 gene encoding mitochondrial outer membrane protein porin 2-like: MSSRGPGLFSDFGKKASDVLTKDYSTEQKFSLSSESDAGVAIASSLAKKGGFSAGVVAAQYKYKKSTVDVKVDTESSIATSITVTDILPSMKTIATCRFPDYNSGKIGVQYFHEHASFTTAVDLNKSPNVDISATIGTPFIAFGTEASYKVDSRSFTTYNAGVSLTKPNYGASVILADKGDAVKATYFHQWDQEKRGVAVAEIARKFSTNVNILTVGASYAIDPHTLVKAKLNNRGNLDTLVQHELASKSFLILSGSFDTLAMDKQPRFGLALSLKP, encoded by the exons ATGAGTAGTAGAGGTCCAGGCCTCTTCTCCGACTTCGGCAAGAAAGCCAGCG ATGTACTGACTAAGGACTATAGTACTGAGCAGAAATTCTCCCTCTCTTCCGAGAGTGACGCGGGAGTG GCCATTGCGTCCTCTTTAGCTAAGAAGGGTGGATTTTCTGCTGGTGTTGTTGCTGCACAATACAAGTACAAGAAGTCTACAGTTGACGTCAAAGTTGACACAGAATCCAGT ATTGCAACAAGCATAACCGTGACTGACATCTTACCATCTATGAAGACTATTGCCACGTGTAGATTTCCCGATTACAATTCTGGCAAG ATAGGGGTTCAATATTTCCATGAGCATGCAAGTTTCACTACAGCTGTTGATCTGAACAAGTCTCCAAATGTTGATATTTCCGCAACCATTGGTACTCCTTTCATTGCTTTTGGTACAGAAGCAAGTTACAAGGTGGATTCGCGTTCGTTTACAACGTACAATGCTGGAGTCAGTCTGACAAAACCAAATTATGGTGCTTCTGTAATTTT GGCTGACAAAGGAGATGCAGTGAAGGCAACTTATTTTCACCAATGGGATCAGGAAAAGAGAGGCGTTGCTGTGGCAGAAATTGCAAGAAAGTTCTCTACGAATGTCAATATTTTGACAGTTGGAGCGTCATATGCAATTGATCCTCACACACTGGTCAAGGCAAAGCTGAACAACCGCGGCAACCTTGATACCTTGGTGCAGCATGAGTTGGCATCAAAATCTTTCCTGATATTATCTGGTTCCTTTGACACCTTAGCCATGGATAAGCAACCCCGGTTTGGTTTGGCACTATCTCTCAAGCCTTGA